The Chitinophagales bacterium region AGCCTGCTTCACGCTGAATATATTCTGTTATTTCTGACACTTCATCGAGTGTAACTTCAATAGTACCGGAGGTGATATTGACAAGAATATTTTTTGCTCCCTTAATGTCATTATCATTCAGGAGAGGAGAATTTAAAGCGGCCTCTACTGCCTGTATTGCACGCCGTTCGCCATCAAACGCTGCCATGCCCATTATAGCCACCCCACTGGTACGCATTACCGTATTCACATCTTCAAAATCCACATTCACGTATCCGGGCACTGTGATGATTTCTGCAATACTCTTAGCAGCATTGGACAATATATTATCGGCCTGAGAAAATGCAGCGCTTAAAGTAAGATTACCATGTATTTCGCGGAGCTTATCATTAGAAATTACCAGCAGTGTGTCTACATGATTTTTCATTTCCGCAATTCCATCCTGCGCCTGTTGAAACCGGCGCGGTCCTTCTGCTGAAAATGGACTGGTAATTAACCCTACGCTTAATATTCCCAGCTCTTTTGCCACCTTAGCAATCACTGGCGCTGCACCCGTTCCAGTTCCTTTGCCCATTCCTGCTGTAATAAAAAGCATCTTTGTATTAGGTTCCAAAAAAGCCTTTATCTCATCGGTTGATTCCATAGCAGCACGCTTTCCCACCTCAGGATTCATACCTGCGCCCCGGCCTTCAGTAAGGTTAAGACCAAGCTGAATTTTATTAGGAACAGGGCTCATTTCCAGAGCTTGCTTATCTGTATTAGCCACTACAAAATTTACTCCTACAATGCCTTGCCGAAACATATGGTTTACGGCGTTTCCCCCTCCACCTCCTACACCAATCACTTTTATAATCGACGATTGTTCGCGGGGCAAATCAAATTGAATACTCATGAGAGAAAGTTTAAGTTAATGTATATGGTTTAATGCTTTTGTTTGAATTGACAGATTTACCCGACCAGCGGCTATTTAAAATCTTCATCAATGTCATCTATAAAAAAATCTTTCGCCTTTGCAAAAATTCTACCGACAAAGCCCCTTTTTTCATGTTGTAATTCCACTTCGTCAGGCTGCGGATGCAGCGCTGCCTCGAGGGCAGATTTTTCATGACGGTAATCAAAGTCTTCAAATCCTTTCAATATTAAGCCTACACCTGTTGAATACATGGGATGCTTAACTACATCGAGCTTGAGCGGTGCAAGGTGTTCAATCGGTAAACCTATCCGCGCATCGAGTCCTGTTATATATTCAACAAGCTGCACGAGGTTTTTCAGATGTGCTCCTCCGCCGGTAACCACTACTCCTGCAATCAATTTATTTTTATATCCCGAAATATTAATTTCCGAATCAACGTGTTCCAGAATTTCCTCCATACGGGCGTTAATGATATTGGAAAGATTGCGGACCGAAATTTCTTTCGGATCACGACCCCTTAACCCGGGAATAGAAACAATCTGGTTATCCATAGAAGCGTCGGAAATTGCACTTCCAAAACGGCACTTTAAAATCTCCGCCTGGTTTTTCATTACCATGCATCCTTCTTTGATGTCTTCAGTTATGCTATTGCCGCCAAATGGAATTACATAAGTATGGCGAATAATACCATCCTGAAAAATTGCTATGTCTGAAGTTCCACCTCCTATATCAACTAATGCCACACCCGCTTCTTTTTCTTCCTCGCTTAACACTGCGGAGGCTGAGGCAAGCGGCTCCAAAATC contains the following coding sequences:
- the ftsZ gene encoding cell division protein FtsZ, with the translated sequence MQFDLPREQSSIIKVIGVGGGGGNAVNHMFRQGIVGVNFVVANTDKQALEMSPVPNKIQLGLNLTEGRGAGMNPEVGKRAAMESTDEIKAFLEPNTKMLFITAGMGKGTGTGAAPVIAKVAKELGILSVGLITSPFSAEGPRRFQQAQDGIAEMKNHVDTLLVISNDKLREIHGNLTLSAAFSQADNILSNAAKSIAEIITVPGYVNVDFEDVNTVMRTSGVAIMGMAAFDGERRAIQAVEAALNSPLLNDNDIKGAKNILVNITSGTIEVTLDEVSEITEYIQREAGYETNIIWGNCFNESMGEKLSVTVIATGFETHGAQRKDLSKKDRIRFTLDESVSKAPVPEKAEPEIKEEHISVRNIKLQPLENTEPKEEAEVINYQLPFTFDLTPAENINKENEEEAFGQEEKPSEDFVLKEKSGMQFIQKQQTSQSENPDISRSAAKDRISKLRGLSMKLQNPSAMNEMEKEPAYLRRGINLKDVEPSNESNLSPYYVEQSEDKLPALKKNNGFLHGNDRVD
- the ftsA gene encoding cell division protein FtsA — protein: MNSEFIVGLDIGTTKICVIVARRNDYGKIEIVGLGRSESLGVSRGVVANIDKTVDAIARAVKEAEESSGVEIRNVYVGIAGQHIKSLQHRGILVRDNLDTEICKEDIRKLTEDMKRLVVNPGDRIIHVLPQEYIVDNEMGIKDPVGMSGIRLEANFHIITGQISAAQNIKKCVEKAGLHMVDMILEPLASASAVLSEEEKEAGVALVDIGGGTSDIAIFQDGIIRHTYVIPFGGNSITEDIKEGCMVMKNQAEILKCRFGSAISDASMDNQIVSIPGLRGRDPKEISVRNLSNIINARMEEILEHVDSEINISGYKNKLIAGVVVTGGGAHLKNLVQLVEYITGLDARIGLPIEHLAPLKLDVVKHPMYSTGVGLILKGFEDFDYRHEKSALEAALHPQPDEVELQHEKRGFVGRIFAKAKDFFIDDIDEDFK